In the genome of Bacillota bacterium, the window GACAAGCAGATGCGCGTCGCGCAAGAGGTCGCTGGCCTCCTCGGCGAGACAACCGCCGAGACGAAGGTGTTGCTTACGAGGCTCATGAAGCTATTCCAGAGCGAAGAGGGGAATGGGGCTGAGAGGTGAGCGGGCGATGAGCATATTCGTCGAAGTGGATTACTCCAACCTTCCCAAGGCAGGCGAGGAGCTCTGCGGCGATAGCGTTGAGGTAGCGCGCACCGGGAACTCGGTCATCGTGGTCATGGCCGACGGCCTGGGGAGCGGCGTTAAGGCCAATATCCTGTCAACCCTGACCACGAAGATAGCGGCCTCGATGTTGAAGGGTGGCCTGGAACTTGATGAGGTTGTCGAGACGCTCAGCCACACGCTGCCGGTCTGCCAGATCAGGAAGCTTGCGTATTCAACCTTCAGCATCGTCCAGGTTTTCAATTCCGGCGATGCCTACCTGGCGGAATTCGACAACCCGCCGGCATTTTTCATAAGGGACGGCAAGGTGACGGGTCTGGCCACGAGCGCCCGCGTGATAGCCAGTAGGACGGTGAGGGAGTGCAGGTTTACAGTTTCGAACGAGGATGCCATTGTCCTTACGAGTGATGGGGTGGTACATGCTGGAGTCGGGGGGGTGCTCAACTTGGGGTGGCAGTGGTCAAATGTCGCTGAATACCTGGAAGGTCTTGCGGGAAGGCACCAGGATGCGTCGTCCATCGCCCGGCGCCTGACGCGGGTGTGTTATCATCTCTATGCCGGCCAGCCGGGTGATGATGCAACCGCCGTCGTCCTCAAAGTGCGCTATCCACGGACGCTGACCGTCGTGGTCGGCCCGCCCCGGAACCGCGAGGATGATCCCAGGGTGGCGAGGGAACTGATGAGGGAGACAGGCAAGAAGGCTGTATGCGGCGGGACGACGAGCCTTTTCATCGCCAGGGAACTGGGGAGGCCTCTTGATGTGGATATTGATTCGATATCACCGGACCTTCCGCCGTCAGGGCGTATAGCAGGGATTGATCTCGTGACCGAGGGGATTATCACGCTGTCCCGTGCGCGGAATATCCTCGAGGAGGCAGCGAGCTCGGGCATCACGCCGCGCGGGAATGATGGAGCCAGTGCGCTTGCCAGGATGTTGCTAGAGAGCGATAGGGTAAGGTTCATTGTAGGGAGGGCCATAAATCCGGCGCACCAGAATCCCAGGCTTCCAGTGAGCCTGTCTCTGAAGATGCAAGTCGTCTCGGATATCACCAGGATGCTCGAGCGCCGCGGTAAGCATGTTGAAACAGTTTATTTTTAGGGCGCATCTCTTTTCACCCTGCAGTCGCGCGCCGGGCGAGCAAACCTGCTGGGCGGGGAGAGGCGAGGAGAGATGAAGAGATGGAGATGAAGAGATAGATGGAGCTGTGTCGCCTGAGCAGCGTGCGGCAAATGTGATGGTGGGCGGCGGGCGGGGATTATGGTAGCGGTGATCATGATAGTGGGAATAGTGGGAGGGGAATGACATGCCGGAAATAGACATCCATCAAGATATTCACCAGCATCAGAATATTCACCAGCATCGGGATGTTCGCCAGGATGCTCACGACGACGTTCGAGGCGTTGACGTTCGAGACGTTGACCAGGAAGCGAGCAGCCTTGTGGATCGCCGATTCGAGAAGGTCAACGAGATCCTCGAAAAGTATGAGTGTGATAAGGCGGCGCTGATCAGCATTCTCCAGGAGGTGCAGGATGAATACCGCTACCTCCCAAGGGAGATTCTGACCTATGTTGCGACAGCGCTTGGGCTCCCGCCGGCCAAGGTTTACGGGGTTGCGACATTTTACGCTCAATTTTCCCTGGAGCCCCAGGGGAAGTACGTGATCAGGGCCTGCGATGGGACGGCCTGCCACGTCAGGGGATCGCAGCCGGTGCTGCGCGCCATCCGTGATAAGTTGAAACTCAGGGATGACGAGAGAACTACGCGAGACCTCA includes:
- a CDS encoding SpoIIE family protein phosphatase; the protein is MSIFVEVDYSNLPKAGEELCGDSVEVARTGNSVIVVMADGLGSGVKANILSTLTTKIAASMLKGGLELDEVVETLSHTLPVCQIRKLAYSTFSIVQVFNSGDAYLAEFDNPPAFFIRDGKVTGLATSARVIASRTVRECRFTVSNEDAIVLTSDGVVHAGVGGVLNLGWQWSNVAEYLEGLAGRHQDASSIARRLTRVCYHLYAGQPGDDATAVVLKVRYPRTLTVVVGPPRNREDDPRVARELMRETGKKAVCGGTTSLFIARELGRPLDVDIDSISPDLPPSGRIAGIDLVTEGIITLSRARNILEEAASSGITPRGNDGASALARMLLESDRVRFIVGRAINPAHQNPRLPVSLSLKMQVVSDITRMLERRGKHVETVYF
- the nuoE gene encoding NADH-quinone oxidoreductase subunit NuoE; the protein is MPEIDIHQDIHQHQNIHQHRDVRQDAHDDVRGVDVRDVDQEASSLVDRRFEKVNEILEKYECDKAALISILQEVQDEYRYLPREILTYVATALGLPPAKVYGVATFYAQFSLEPQGKYVIRACDGTACHVRGSQPVLRAIRDKLKLRDDERTTRDLMFTIETVSCLGACGLAPVVMINDKIYGQMTREKVGKVLDDIIKAERKGEVQ